Proteins from one Syngnathus scovelli strain Florida chromosome 17, RoL_Ssco_1.2, whole genome shotgun sequence genomic window:
- the LOC137839597 gene encoding solute carrier family 22 member 13-like: MAFEEILQTIGEFGIFQKSILLALTSPNSLLPICFSSFLFIQPDPVRYCNTDWIRKVDANLTLEEQLNLTVPREHNASFSRCRMFAPVDWDIETIKRRGLNETTVCQNGWVYSDTAYEATIITDFDLVCDRSYMASAVQPIFMAGILFGSIIFGPIFEPFGRLRATQLPAVVLFICVTVSAVSPNFYVYIVAQFLVGFGLAGFRINSTVLATEWLGMTKRSYASCLSQMFAALGQCALAGLVYKIRKWRIIHYGLAVIYGFVAIYVWWIPESVRWLLSRGRMEEAKRLVRKVAAINKKEISEDMLNCMGQEKDETQTGVIKIIFTTTILLKYLFIVCFAWFSVNLGYFCLILNVGKFGLDIFLVQFIFGVSEIPVHLLCILVLELLGRKISFILTLLTGGLICFLTLAFSPGDAIVITALVTTGKFFLNGATSVCMVYSQELFPTSVRQTAFGIGAIAMRVAGLLAPLLNMLAVYHVSIPIIIFSSLTVSSAALAFLLPETRRKELPESTSEVQDNRKCTKKTGSDLSLTLQKRKATKL, translated from the exons AGCACTAACCTCCCCAAATTCTTTACTGCCTATATGTTTTTCGAGTTTTCTTTTCATCCAGCCGGATCCGGTTCGGTATTGTAACACTGACTGGATTCGCAAGGTAGATGCTAACCTGACCTTGGAAGAGCAGCTGAACTTGACCGTTCCTCGGGAGCACAATGCTTCTTTTAGCAGGTGTCGCATGTTTGCTCCAGTGGACTGGGACATCGAAACCATCAAGCGGCGTGGACTCAACGAGACCACGGTGTGCCAGAACGGTTGGGTGTACTCGGACACCGCGTACGAAGCCACGATAATCACGGAT TTTGATCTCGTGTGTGACAGGTCCTACATGGCTTCTGCCGTGCAGCCAATCTTCATGGCCGGTATACTCTTTGGTTCAATTATCTTTGGGCCTATATTTGAACC ATTTGGTCGTCTGAGAGCCACGCAGCTACCAGCAGTGGTCCTGTTCATATGCGTCACTGTGTCTGCTGTATCTCCAAATTTCTATGTTTACATTGTTGCGCAGTTCCTGGTTGGATTTGGTCTTGCGGGCTTTCGAATTAACTCCACTGTATTAG CTACAGAGTGGTTAGGGATGACCAAAAGATCCTACGCCTCCTGTTTGAGCCAAATGTTTGCCGCTCTGGGACAATGTGCCCTGGCCGGACTGGTTTATAAAATTCGCAAatggagaataatacattatggACTGGCAGTCATCTATGGCTTTGTTGCCATCTACGTTTG GTGGATTCCGGAATCTGTCAGATGGCTGCTGAGTCGAGGAAGAATGGAGGAAGCAAAGAGGTTGGTCAGGAAAGTTGcagcaataaataaaaaggaaatctcTGAGGATATGCTCAACTGCATG GGACAAGAGAAAGATGAAACACAAACTGGAGTGATCAAGATCATATTTACCACGACGATTTTACTCAAATAtttgtttattgtttgttttgcatg GTTTTCAGTCAATCTCGGCTACTTCTGCCTTATCCTCAATGTGGGCAAGTTTGGTTTGGACATCTTCCTGGTTCAGTTCATCTTTGGCGTTTCGGAAATTCCCGTCCACCTCCTCTGCATTTTGGTCTTGGAATTGCTGGGCAGAAAGATCTCGTTTATTTTAACCCTTTTGACCGGCGGCTTGATTTGCTTCTTGACCCTGGCTTTCTCGCCAG GCGACGCCATTGTTATTACGGCTCTTGTGACCACAGGGAAGTTCTTTTTGAATGGGGCTACATCAGTATGTATGGTCTACTCCCAAGAGCTCTTTCCCACTTCAGTCAG GCAAACAGCTTTCGGCATCGGAGCCATCGCCATGAGAGTGGCCGGACTGCTCGCTCCGCTGCTCAACATGTTGGCCGTATACCACGTGTCCATACCGATCATCATTTTCAGCAGCCTCACAGTGTCCAGTGCAGCGCTAGCTTTCCTTCTTCCTGAAACCAGAAGAAAAGAACTGCCTGAGTCTACCAGTGAGGTCCAGGACAATAG AAAATGTACAAAGAAGACAGGAAGTGACTTAAGTCTGACTCTACAAAAGAGAAAAGCTACCAAACTTTAA
- the slc22a13a gene encoding solute carrier family 22 member 13 produces the protein MSTFGDILQNIGEFGTFQKLIICALSFPNIILGFVFACVFFTQSDPERHCNTDWILKADANLTWEEQLNLTVPREHNASFSRCRMFVPVDWDIGTIREHGLNKTTVCQNGWVYMDTTYEATIITDFDLVCERANLLQVAQTVMMSGILLGCLLFGPFAESFGRKRAAQIPVVVVLVFTVTSALSPNYLLFLLSQFLMGLGYGGFRLNGIILATEWIGTSKRSWGTCATQLCGGIGQAILAGLIYVVRSWRVAQFITAALLALIAIYIWFLPESARWLLERGKTEEAKDLLIKVASINKRRFSDSLLEKIALKDPEKKSNMVMLIQSPVLRKYFFVILFTWFSLNVAYYCISFNVGNFGLDIFLTQLIFGLTEIPVHLICVWQLEAIGRRVSLISTILVGGVLCILILVFIGGNPVAVTILATSGRFVTNWAASICNIYVQELFPTSCRQTASGLGSISSRAGGLIAPLVNMLAIYHWSLSIVSFSGLLLVSGGLCFMLPETRGIELPDSFDQAESNRNKKATKKESNSNIIHIESSRL, from the exons ATGAGCACTTTTGGAGATATCCTGCAGAACATTGGGGAATTTGGAACTTTCCAGAAGCTCATCATTTGTGCACTGAGCTTCCCAAATATTATTTTAGGTTTTGTGTTTGCCTGCGTATTTTTCACCCAGTCCGACCCGGAGCGACATTGCAATACGGATTGGATCCTCAAGGCAGACGCTAACCTGACGTGGGAAGAGCAGCTGAACTTGACCGTTCCTCGGGAGCACAATGCTTCTTTTAGCAGGTGCCGCATGTTTGTGCCGGTGGACTGGGACATTGGAACCATCAGGGAGCACGGACTCAATAAGACCACGGTGTGTCAGAATGGTTGGGTGTACATGGACACCACGTATGAAGCTACGATAATCACGGAT ttTGATCTTGTGTGTGAGCGGGCTAATTTACTACAAGTGGCACAAACAGTGATGATGTCTGGAATTTTGCTGGGCTGTCTCTTATTCGGACCTTTTGCCGAATC GTTCGGTCGCAAACGAGCGGCTCAGATTCCGGTGGTGGTGGTCCTGGTTTTTACCGTCACCAGCGCATTGTCCCCCAACTACCTCCTGTTTCTGCTCTCGCAGTTTTTGATGGGCCTTGGCTACGGAGGATTTCGGCTCAACGGCATTATATTGG ctACCGAGTGGATTGGTACATCCAAAAGGTCATGGGGGACATGTGCAACTCAGCTATGCGGTGGAATCGGACAGGCCATCCTCGCTGGTCTGATCTACGTTGTCAGAAGTTGGCGAGTAGCTCAGTTTATCACTGCAGCTCTATTAGCGCTCATTGCTATTTATATATG GTTCCTTCCAGAGTCTGCCAGGTGGTTGTTGGAAAGAGGGAAGACAGAGGAGGCCAAAGATTTGCTCATAAAGGTGGCATCGATCAATAAACGCAGATTTTCAGACTCTCTCCTGGAAAAG ATTGCTTTAAAAGACCCAGAAAAAAAGAGCAACATGGTAATGCTTATCCAGTCGCCTGTGCTTCGGAAATATTTCTTTGTGATATTATTTACATG GTTCTCATTGAATGTTGCATACTACTGCATTTCATTCAATGTGGGCAATTTTGGCTTGGACATATTCCTGACCCAGCTTATTTTTGGACTGACCGAAATACCGGTTCATCTGATTTGCGTCTGGCAATTGGAAGCGATCGGAAGAAGAGTATCTTTAATTTCCACAATTCTGGTTGGAGGCGTCTTGTGTATATTGATCCTGGTGTTTATTGGAG GAAATCCTGTTGCTGTTACAATACTGGCCACCTCAGGACGCTTTGTAACCAATTGGGCTGCAAGCATCTGTAATATTTACGTGCAAGAGTTATTCCCAACTTCTTGTCG ACAAACAGCATCTGGTTTGGGGTCCATTTCAAGTCGGGCTGGTGGTCTTATTGCGCCATTGGTCAATATGTTAGCAATCTACCACTGGTCCTTATCCATTGTAAGCTTCAGTGGCCTTCTCCTGGTCAGTGGGGGTCTCTGCTTCATGCTTCCTGAGACACGAGGGATAGAGTTGCCAGATTCATTTGATCAGGCTGAAAGCAACAG GAACAAGAAAGCAACAAAGAAAGAGAGTAACTCAAATATTATCCACATTGAATCAAGTAGACTGTGA